ATGTTAGATATTCCTTCAACTTGCAAATCGCCTCATCAAATGTTTGGAGTTATAGCTAAAACATATTTCGCAGAAAAAATGAATATAGATCCTAAAAAAATGGTAGTAGTATCTGTTATGCCTTGTCTTGCCAAAAAATATGAAGCTGCAAGAGATGAACTAAAGCATGATAATTTAAGAGATGTTGATATTGTAATAACCACTAGGGAACTCGCAAAAATGATTAAAGAGGCTGGTATTGACTTTAATTCTCTTGAGGATGATGATTTTGATAACCCACTGGGAGAATCCACAGGAGCCGGAGTTATCTTTGGAGCTTCCGGAGGGGTTTTAGAAGCCGCTGTCCGCACTGCTTATGAGTGGATTACAGGTGTTACCGGTCCAGCATTACAGTTCCACTCTATTAGGGGGCTTGAAGGCAGTAAAAAAGCAACTCTTAAAATAAAAGACACCGATGTAAATGTAGCAGTAACCAATGGCCTAGGTAATGCCAGAAAATTACTTGAATCTATAAAAAATGGTGAATCTACCTACCATATAATAGAGATCATGGCATGCCCAGGTGGTTGCATTGGTGGCGGAGGCCAACCATATATTTACGGTAATAGTGATATTCTTAAAAAGAGAGTAGAGGCTATTTACAGTGAAGATGATAATAAAGTCATAAAAAAATCTCATGAAAACCCTTATATTCAAAAGCTCTATAGTGAATTTTTAGGGGAACCTTATGGTGAAAAAGCTCATGAGCTACTTCATACTCATTATGTTAATCGAAAATATCAAAAGATGAAACAATATGAACCTAAGTAATATTTCAAAAAAAATTAATGGCTTACCACTTGTGATGATGTAGTAAGCCTATTTAATATCTTTCTACTATTAATAGAATTATAAATTTCTTTAATATAAAAAAATGATAATTTTATACTTAAGTATTTTATCTTAGATTATGCTAACAATATATCCTTTTAGTTATAGCATAATTTAAGAAAAAATTGATTAACTTATATTGTTTTTTAAATGAGCGTTAAGCCATATTATTACATCCTTAATTACTTCTTCCCTATTAGTCTCGTTAAGCATCTCATGTCTTCCATCTTTATAAAGCTTATAATTTAAATCCACCACTCCATGTTGTTTATAAGTTTTAACCAATTTTAGAACACCCTTACCATTTTTTCCTACGGGGTCTTTAGCTCCTGAGAATATATAAATAGGTAAATCTTTAGGAACATTTTTAATTTCCTTGTTGTCTGCTATACTCTTAAGTCCACCTAAAAAATCATAGAAAAATCCCGCTGTAAACACCGTCCCACAGAATGGATCATCTATATATTTATCTACTTGTTTGTTATCCCTACTTAACCAATCAAAAGCTGTTCTATTTGGCTTAAAGGAATTGTTATAGCTTCCAAAAGATAATTTATCTAATTTTTTACTTTTGCCAGCTCTTCCAATTTTCTTGATCTCGCCCTTTGCTATTAGCCTTGCTATATCTATAGTAATTCCCTGTTTACCACAGGATCCTGAAATAATTGCGCCCTTTAATTCACTTCCATATAAACAAATATATCTTTGTGTCAAGAAAGATCCCATACTATGGCCAAATAAAAATATAGGTAAATTGTGATTTTCTTCTTTAATTCTTTCATTCAGTTGATGCATATTTTCAACCATTGAATTAAAGCCATCCTCACCTAAGTCTCCTAATTTGGAAGCTTCACCTGCAGTTTTCCCATGCCCTCTATGGTCATTAGCATAAACAATAAAACCCTCATTTGTTAAAGCCCTTGCAAAGCCTTCATACCTGGCCGCTGTTTCTGCCATTCCATGGGCTATCTGAACTACCCCCTTAACCTGTACATTCTCATCTGGTAGCCATTTGTATACAAATATTTCTAAGTCACCCTTGTCCACAATCTTAAAATTTTCTACTTTCATAACCCCAGCCCCCTATATTTTTTTATAAAAATGCTTATATTAGCCACAAAATTATAATTCATAGCAATTTTATCACACTATATCTTATCTATATTTTTTGATATTATTAAATCCACTCGTGACCTTATAACCACCTTTGCAATCTTCATACACTACTAATGTAAGTCTACACCATTTTTGTAAAACTATAAAGATTTATTCTTTGTTTTCCATCTACCAAATCGTGGACATGCACTGCATTTGCGCGATCTTTTAAAAACCAACTAATTAGTATTCTAATTTTTTTCAGATGACTAGTATTTTTTTATTTTTTTTATAATAGGTCAAATTTTAGACACAAAAAACCACACTTAATAAATCTATCGTTAGACAGATTTGTTAGTGTGGCCCTCATTTCTCTTAGCCATATTTCATGTTTACTCTCACTAAAATTATATCACTAAATTATACATTTGCAAAGCAATATTATTTAAATTCTAAAATTAATATTATACTATAGTATATTGAAAATATATAAATGCTTATTTTTCCAGAGCTTTATATTCTACCTCTATATATTTATCTTCATCGTAAAATCTTTCTGTTTCCCCATAAATCCTTATATTTGTTTGTACAGCATTTTCAGCAATATATTTTGCAGTATTTATAGTTGCAATAATAGTTGTATCTGCTACAACCGCAGTTATCGCTGCTGTTATTTTTGTAGTTTTCCCCACCATTTTAGAAGCTATTGTACTATACTTCTTCGTGCTTACAGCTAATTTCTTACTACCTGATTTTTCTGCAATAGCAGATATAACATTACCCGTTACCTCAATGCTATG
This DNA window, taken from Clostridium estertheticum, encodes the following:
- a CDS encoding alpha/beta hydrolase encodes the protein MKVENFKIVDKGDLEIFVYKWLPDENVQVKGVVQIAHGMAETAARYEGFARALTNEGFIVYANDHRGHGKTAGEASKLGDLGEDGFNSMVENMHQLNERIKEENHNLPIFLFGHSMGSFLTQRYICLYGSELKGAIISGSCGKQGITIDIARLIAKGEIKKIGRAGKSKKLDKLSFGSYNNSFKPNRTAFDWLSRDNKQVDKYIDDPFCGTVFTAGFFYDFLGGLKSIADNKEIKNVPKDLPIYIFSGAKDPVGKNGKGVLKLVKTYKQHGVVDLNYKLYKDGRHEMLNETNREEVIKDVIIWLNAHLKNNIS